The proteins below come from a single Parageobacillus thermoglucosidasius genomic window:
- a CDS encoding diacylglycerol/lipid kinase family protein, whose amino-acid sequence MDYKKALERILMGKQRKIDVGRIDEEYCITVVGIGLDGKVAEVNNISKYKKWFNFIRLGALSYVLSFLQVLLKYRPVNIQLNVDGEKLVFLMSG is encoded by the coding sequence ATGGATTATAAAAAAGCGCTAGAACGTATTTTAATGGGAAAGCAAAGAAAAATCGATGTCGGAAGAATCGACGAAGAATATTGCATCACTGTAGTGGGGATTGGTTTGGATGGCAAAGTGGCTGAAGTAAATAATATTTCCAAATACAAAAAATGGTTTAATTTTATTAGATTGGGTGCTCTTTCCTATGTACTTAGTTTCTTGCAAGTTTTATTAAAATACCGCCCTGTCAACATTCAATTAAATGTTGATGGGGAGAAGCTAGTTTTTTTAATGTCTGGTTAA
- a CDS encoding CotS family spore coat protein, whose product MESIFIEPWEVDESTHEFFIPDYINELADKVLKHYDFSVESIQVVTTKPDKGGAIWKLETSAGPKSLKLLHRRPTRSLFSLGAQEYLVDVRHARVPPIVKTKDGTNYVEAGGKLWFVAEWIESLTPVTKDLEGAKLLCSALGEFHRLSKGYVPPPQAETASRLHKWRRNYEKIIYKMDWFRNIAKAYNELPASSYLLNVIDEFEEQARRSLERLDQSSYFELIKHGNAYWGLVHQDYGWSNGQMGRDGMWIIDLDGVAFDLPIRDLRKLISGTMADLYKWDAKWIREMIKAYHKENPISPELYEILMIDLSLPNEFYKNIKEVVYDPEMFLNEQTVQLMKTIIDTDQTKWPVLAEIQNDWKEVE is encoded by the coding sequence GTGGAGAGTATTTTCATTGAACCATGGGAAGTGGATGAATCCACCCATGAGTTTTTTATACCTGACTATATCAACGAGCTAGCAGATAAAGTTCTTAAGCATTATGATTTTTCAGTTGAAAGCATTCAGGTAGTTACGACTAAACCGGATAAAGGGGGCGCTATTTGGAAGCTGGAAACAAGTGCGGGGCCGAAAAGCTTAAAGTTGTTACACCGCAGACCAACCAGGAGTTTATTTAGTTTGGGAGCCCAGGAATATTTAGTAGATGTTCGGCATGCAAGGGTGCCGCCTATTGTTAAGACAAAGGACGGAACCAATTATGTTGAGGCAGGAGGAAAGCTATGGTTTGTCGCAGAGTGGATTGAATCATTAACACCTGTAACAAAAGATTTAGAGGGAGCGAAACTGCTTTGTTCCGCCCTTGGTGAATTTCATCGATTAAGCAAAGGTTATGTCCCCCCTCCCCAAGCAGAAACAGCTTCAAGATTGCACAAATGGCGAAGAAATTATGAAAAAATCATTTATAAAATGGATTGGTTTCGAAACATTGCCAAAGCGTATAACGAGCTGCCTGCAAGTTCTTACTTATTAAATGTAATAGATGAATTTGAAGAGCAAGCCCGAAGAAGTCTAGAAAGACTGGATCAATCCAGCTATTTTGAATTAATTAAACATGGCAATGCCTATTGGGGCTTAGTTCATCAAGATTATGGCTGGTCCAATGGACAAATGGGCCGCGATGGGATGTGGATTATCGATCTTGATGGTGTCGCGTTTGATCTGCCTATTCGTGATTTAAGAAAGTTAATTTCCGGAACGATGGCGGATTTATATAAATGGGATGCCAAGTGGATAAGAGAGATGATAAAGGCTTACCATAAAGAAAATCCGATTTCCCCTGAATTATATGAGATTCTTATGATTGATTTATCACTGCCAAATGAATTTTACAAAAATATAAAAGAAGTCGTGTATGATCCTGAAATGTTCCTTAATGAACAAACCGTACAATTAATGAAAACAATTATCGACACTGATCAGACGAAATGGCCAGTCTTGGCGGAAATTCAAAATGATTGGAAGGAAGTAGAATAA
- a CDS encoding glycosyltransferase family 4 protein — protein sequence MKILMICTEKLPVPPVRGGAIQTYISGVLPYLSKHHDITVLGISDPSLPDQETLDGVHYVRVPGKIFEIYREGVVRYIESNSFDLIHIFNRPRLVLPVRQAAPHAKITLSMHNDMFNIEKIDPEEATAVLEEVSSIVTVSNYVGNVIRQLYPQASPKIRTIYSGVDTERFLPGSHPKMQETRKEIRKAHGLENKTVILFAGRLSRNKGVDKLVRALPELSKKFKDLALVIVGSNWFSQNNVTDYVAYVRALAKKVPVPVVTTGFVAPDEIQNWFAAADLFVCTSQWQEPLARVHYEAMAAGLPIVTTARGGNPEVIFSEENGLVVENPEDPSNFAEKIAKILFDKSLMKKMGERGRELAVSRYKWERVASELLEVWNQAVHMTSTTAVEQDSTDKTNQTGAKELEYVIEHNSETKKEDEKAAMEQDSAEKISEDEVNNTEVEEPESVARIKIIDVDEETIRNSIWFSSTYKRGRKRNNRRGRKGS from the coding sequence ATGAAAATTTTGATGATCTGTACGGAAAAACTCCCTGTGCCTCCCGTACGCGGAGGAGCCATTCAAACTTATATATCCGGTGTTCTCCCATATTTAAGTAAGCATCATGATATTACAGTGTTAGGGATTAGCGATCCATCTCTCCCTGATCAAGAAACGTTAGATGGCGTTCATTATGTACGGGTGCCTGGAAAAATTTTTGAAATATATCGAGAAGGTGTTGTCCGCTATATTGAATCAAACTCATTTGACCTTATCCACATTTTTAACCGCCCGCGCCTTGTCCTTCCTGTCCGCCAGGCAGCGCCTCATGCGAAGATTACTTTAAGCATGCATAATGATATGTTCAATATTGAAAAAATCGATCCAGAAGAAGCAACAGCAGTCTTAGAAGAAGTTTCAAGCATTGTAACGGTCAGTAATTATGTTGGGAATGTGATACGCCAACTCTATCCACAAGCCTCGCCAAAGATTCGCACGATTTATTCCGGAGTAGATACCGAGAGATTTTTACCTGGAAGCCATCCAAAGATGCAAGAAACACGAAAGGAAATTCGAAAAGCGCATGGTTTAGAAAACAAAACGGTGATTTTATTTGCAGGAAGGCTTTCGCGTAATAAAGGGGTCGATAAGTTAGTCAGAGCGTTACCGGAGCTTTCAAAAAAATTTAAAGATTTAGCTCTCGTTATTGTAGGAAGTAACTGGTTTAGCCAAAATAACGTAACCGATTATGTTGCTTACGTACGGGCATTAGCAAAAAAGGTGCCAGTGCCGGTTGTGACAACAGGCTTTGTTGCACCAGATGAAATACAAAATTGGTTTGCCGCGGCTGATTTATTCGTATGCACGTCACAATGGCAAGAACCGCTTGCCCGGGTGCATTATGAAGCGATGGCGGCAGGGCTTCCGATTGTAACAACAGCACGGGGCGGCAACCCAGAAGTCATTTTTTCAGAAGAAAACGGTCTTGTTGTTGAAAACCCTGAAGATCCTAGCAATTTCGCAGAAAAAATTGCCAAAATTTTATTTGACAAATCATTGATGAAAAAAATGGGGGAAAGAGGAAGAGAGCTTGCCGTTTCCCGATATAAATGGGAGCGGGTGGCCTCCGAGCTGCTAGAAGTTTGGAATCAAGCGGTTCATATGACATCAACAACAGCTGTTGAACAAGATAGTACAGATAAAACGAATCAAACAGGTGCAAAAGAACTGGAATATGTCATTGAGCATAATTCCGAAACGAAAAAAGAGGATGAAAAGGCAGCGATGGAACAAGATAGTGCGGAAAAAATCAGTGAAGATGAAGTGAATAACACGGAAGTGGAAGAACCGGAAAGTGTAGCAAGGATTAAGATAATAGACGTGGACGAAGAGACAATAAGAAACAGCATATGGTTTTCCAGCACTTATAAACGTGGGCGAAAACGTAATAATAGACGTGGGCGAAAAGGCAGTTAA
- a CDS encoding UDP-glucose dehydrogenase family protein, giving the protein MNIAMIGAGYVGTATSVAFAEYGHKVYVIERDWEKLKKLKMSVLPFFEEGMEELFKKHSANGNLLFFHYIEEVIDQCEILMITVGTPSLPNGEADLSYVEEAARQIGRSMNEYKAIVIKSTVPVGTGDKINKIIKTELKKRNKEISFDLISNPEFLREGKALQDALHPERIVIGCETEKARQVMKELYSGINSPILFTTVKDAEMIKYASNAFLATKISFINELARLCDKVGANVIQVAKGMGLDSRIGPQFLQAGIGFGGSCFPKDVKALLALASAEKTPLQILQAVLDVNETQAQWFMEKVKKALGSLSRKRIAVLGLTFKPQTDDIREASSLKIIHYLLQNNACITAYDPQGTEHVKKIYPTINYAKTTLEALNGADAALIVTEWKEIIEIDWKKAKSILSQPFVFDGRNCLDASVMLELGYHYEGVGTPNLDERINGSF; this is encoded by the coding sequence TTGAATATAGCAATGATTGGAGCAGGCTATGTAGGAACGGCAACTAGTGTGGCTTTTGCGGAATATGGACACAAGGTATATGTTATTGAGCGTGATTGGGAAAAATTAAAAAAGCTCAAAATGTCCGTGCTTCCTTTCTTTGAAGAGGGGATGGAGGAATTATTCAAAAAACATAGTGCCAACGGAAATCTTTTGTTTTTCCATTATATCGAGGAAGTTATCGATCAATGCGAAATTTTAATGATAACGGTCGGTACTCCTTCCTTGCCAAACGGAGAAGCGGATTTATCCTATGTTGAAGAAGCAGCACGGCAGATCGGAAGATCGATGAATGAATATAAAGCAATCGTCATCAAAAGCACTGTTCCGGTAGGCACAGGTGATAAAATAAATAAAATCATAAAAACGGAACTAAAAAAAAGAAACAAAGAAATTTCTTTCGATCTCATTTCGAACCCAGAATTTTTACGAGAAGGAAAGGCATTGCAAGATGCTCTGCATCCTGAGCGGATTGTCATTGGCTGTGAAACCGAAAAAGCCCGGCAGGTGATGAAAGAGCTGTATAGCGGGATCAACTCCCCAATTTTGTTTACCACTGTCAAAGATGCTGAAATGATTAAATATGCATCAAACGCGTTTTTAGCTACTAAAATTTCGTTCATCAATGAGTTGGCACGGCTTTGCGATAAGGTCGGGGCAAATGTTATTCAAGTTGCAAAAGGGATGGGATTAGATAGCAGGATTGGCCCCCAATTTCTTCAGGCAGGCATTGGGTTTGGCGGATCATGCTTTCCTAAAGATGTTAAAGCATTATTGGCATTGGCTTCTGCAGAGAAAACCCCCTTACAAATACTTCAGGCAGTATTAGATGTAAACGAAACCCAAGCACAATGGTTTATGGAAAAAGTGAAGAAAGCATTGGGCTCTTTATCAAGAAAGCGCATTGCGGTACTTGGCCTTACGTTCAAACCGCAAACTGACGATATAAGAGAAGCATCCTCATTAAAAATTATCCATTACCTCCTCCAAAATAATGCCTGCATTACTGCGTACGACCCGCAAGGAACAGAACATGTTAAAAAGATCTATCCCACCATTAACTATGCCAAAACCACGCTTGAAGCATTAAACGGAGCAGATGCTGCATTAATTGTAACGGAGTGGAAGGAAATTATAGAAATCGACTGGAAAAAAGCAAAAAGCATACTGTCTCAGCCATTTGTCTTCGATGGCAGAAATTGCTTAGATGCTTCTGTTATGCTGGAATTAGGCTACCATTATGAAGGAGTAGGCACGCCTAACTTGGATGAAAGAATAAATGGTTCTTTTTAA
- a CDS encoding NAD-dependent epimerase has translation MQNNAKYIFITGCAGFIGFHLTKRLLDEGFSVLGMDDMNDYYDTSLKYDRLKIVMKHPHFRFVKGSIENIELLEKLFSQYDVDTVVNLAAQPGVRYSLKNPHKYIQANVVGFANILECCKKHKIRHLIYASSSSVYGNNKNAPFSVADRTDSPVSLYAATKKANELMAYTYSHLYRLPTTGLRFFTVYGPWGRPDMALFKFANAIVKQQPIEIYNYGNMKRDFTYVDDVTESILRLIDKGPSTESPYKIYNIGNNQPVQLNYFIEVLEEHLGKKAIKKLLPMQPGDVPETFADIDELVKDINYKPKVSIEEGIKRFVEWFKDYYKIN, from the coding sequence GTGCAAAATAATGCAAAATATATTTTTATTACTGGTTGTGCGGGCTTCATAGGGTTCCACCTGACGAAACGCTTGTTAGATGAAGGCTTTTCTGTGCTCGGGATGGACGATATGAATGATTATTATGATACAAGTTTAAAATATGACAGATTAAAAATTGTGATGAAGCATCCCCATTTTCGGTTTGTCAAAGGTTCAATTGAAAACATTGAATTACTTGAAAAGCTTTTCTCCCAATATGATGTGGATACAGTTGTAAATCTGGCAGCACAACCTGGAGTAAGGTACAGCCTGAAAAATCCCCATAAGTATATTCAAGCGAATGTTGTTGGCTTTGCAAATATATTAGAATGCTGTAAAAAGCATAAAATACGCCATCTTATCTATGCATCATCAAGCTCCGTCTATGGAAACAACAAAAATGCCCCATTTTCTGTAGCCGATCGTACGGACTCCCCGGTAAGCTTATATGCAGCAACGAAAAAAGCGAATGAATTAATGGCTTATACGTACAGCCATTTATATCGTCTCCCAACAACAGGGCTGCGCTTTTTTACTGTCTACGGCCCTTGGGGCAGGCCTGATATGGCTTTATTTAAATTTGCGAACGCCATTGTGAAACAACAGCCAATTGAAATTTATAACTACGGAAATATGAAAAGAGATTTTACCTATGTTGATGATGTGACTGAATCGATTTTACGCTTAATCGATAAAGGACCTTCAACAGAATCTCCGTATAAAATTTATAACATAGGAAATAACCAGCCAGTGCAACTTAATTATTTCATTGAAGTACTAGAAGAACATTTAGGAAAGAAGGCAATCAAGAAGCTCTTGCCAATGCAGCCCGGCGATGTTCCAGAGACATTTGCGGACATTGATGAATTAGTTAAGGATATTAATTATAAACCTAAAGTATCTATTGAGGAAGGAATCAAAAGGTTTGTCGAGTGGTTTAAAGATTACTATAAAATCAACTAG
- a CDS encoding CRISPR-associated protein: protein MYQHIVITCGISLLTGKANVFSINRDETMAEIRSLLDVKEINKEIEKKVERWLQYAKQFSHEVVHRPNHVSAEYSTVHELRKKGKLVERPTIVLFVTQTVGGRIVESILTSLLEMHFQANVRVIYVDIDVKNPKRMHETLGEYMSKLSYALSKGEPTSTCSAPIGGYKVMTSLGYIVGAFLNYPTAYLHEDHQVLHEIPPVPIHIKEEFVYEHLDLLRKCQKDVVPVQELSYQEKRCVEQYPSLFYQEDGFVCLSAFGEFLLEHEKYRHLFDTAYFVSKQILDVMEHNRHQSLFIFQQFHELVKKLKYKEGNMFELQHEKEFKTIRQKQIKYHLYKGASNGQTAFRLAYRYDEQKDRLYANYLWLDHKRYEREASQGRGLYEDWSEFFDITNDLMTVVK, encoded by the coding sequence ATGTATCAGCATATCGTCATTACATGCGGAATTTCTTTGTTGACTGGAAAAGCGAACGTTTTTTCGATAAACCGTGATGAAACGATGGCGGAAATACGATCGTTACTAGATGTAAAAGAAATCAACAAGGAAATCGAAAAGAAGGTCGAGCGCTGGCTTCAATATGCTAAGCAATTTTCACATGAAGTGGTGCATCGGCCTAACCATGTTTCCGCCGAATACTCGACGGTGCATGAGCTTCGCAAAAAAGGAAAACTGGTCGAACGGCCGACGATCGTCCTTTTTGTAACGCAAACAGTAGGAGGCCGGATCGTTGAGTCCATTTTAACGAGTCTGTTGGAAATGCATTTTCAAGCCAATGTCCGCGTGATATACGTAGACATTGATGTGAAAAATCCAAAACGCATGCATGAAACGTTAGGCGAATATATGTCGAAACTTAGTTATGCTCTTTCTAAAGGAGAGCCAACATCGACATGTTCTGCGCCTATCGGCGGATATAAAGTGATGACATCGCTCGGCTATATTGTTGGTGCGTTTTTAAATTATCCAACTGCTTATTTACATGAAGACCATCAAGTCCTTCATGAAATTCCGCCAGTTCCGATTCATATTAAAGAGGAATTTGTTTATGAGCATTTAGATTTGCTTCGGAAATGTCAAAAAGACGTGGTGCCGGTTCAAGAACTGTCCTATCAAGAAAAGCGATGTGTAGAACAATATCCTTCCTTATTTTATCAGGAAGATGGCTTCGTTTGCTTAAGCGCGTTTGGAGAGTTTTTACTAGAACATGAGAAATATAGACATTTGTTTGACACAGCTTATTTCGTATCAAAACAAATTTTGGATGTCATGGAGCATAATCGCCATCAATCGTTATTTATTTTTCAGCAGTTTCACGAGCTTGTGAAAAAGCTGAAATATAAAGAGGGAAATATGTTTGAGTTACAACATGAAAAGGAATTTAAAACGATCCGTCAAAAACAAATAAAATACCATTTATACAAAGGAGCAAGCAATGGCCAAACCGCCTTTCGTTTGGCGTACCGCTATGACGAACAGAAAGATCGATTATATGCTAACTACTTATGGCTTGATCATAAACGCTATGAACGTGAAGCTTCGCAAGGGCGCGGGCTTTATGAAGACTGGTCGGAATTTTTCGATATTACAAATGATTTAATGACGGTGGTGAAGTAA
- the csx2 gene encoding TIGR02221 family CRISPR-associated protein has product MARNVLLSFLGRNDYEYCFYTYRGQRSSYTRFVQTAIYELFRNEEPMDVIIFATKEAKESNWNDKVREGQQVKGIQTAFQQIAPEATVKLVEIESGQDESANWKLFDSIIAEIGEGDTIYFDITHSFRSIPFVALIVLNYARLVKKATIGALAYGWFEKLGRPNEVKQLSPEQRLVPIVDLTNMAQLLDWTNGVDQFLRTGDASLIKELTARENRKVFCDANASPLLKREVEKLNKLAKQLDRTGNSIRTCRSLQVEEEVEKFRYQLEQVRHSQAEAIKPLVPILDEMEKKYSNFGGNTIINGWEVARWCVDNGLIQSALTMLSENVVTAICRAFQLEVTNVEIRNDLHSAIRIIIRRTKKEEWEVHSVPFVEEMVEKLLPYRELLKPFGEVAELRNDMNHAGVRERPLTADRFAQRVKTLLDAIKPFFEEMAALSQ; this is encoded by the coding sequence ATGGCTCGAAATGTGCTATTGTCTTTTCTAGGCCGCAATGATTACGAATATTGTTTTTACACATATCGCGGCCAGCGCTCCAGTTATACGCGCTTTGTGCAAACAGCCATTTATGAATTATTTCGAAATGAAGAACCAATGGATGTGATCATCTTTGCGACGAAAGAGGCAAAAGAAAGCAACTGGAATGATAAGGTTCGTGAGGGGCAGCAAGTGAAAGGGATCCAAACCGCTTTTCAACAGATCGCTCCAGAAGCGACCGTCAAGCTTGTTGAAATAGAAAGCGGTCAAGATGAATCCGCCAACTGGAAGCTATTTGATTCCATTATCGCGGAAATTGGTGAAGGGGATACGATTTACTTCGATATCACCCACAGTTTCCGATCGATTCCATTTGTTGCGCTAATTGTGTTAAATTACGCACGTTTAGTAAAAAAAGCGACGATTGGAGCATTGGCATACGGATGGTTTGAAAAATTAGGGAGACCAAACGAAGTGAAACAGCTTTCTCCTGAACAGCGGCTGGTGCCGATTGTGGATTTGACGAATATGGCACAATTGCTTGACTGGACAAACGGGGTCGACCAGTTTTTACGAACGGGAGATGCGTCTCTCATTAAAGAACTGACGGCGCGCGAAAATAGAAAAGTGTTTTGCGATGCCAATGCAAGCCCGCTATTGAAACGGGAAGTGGAGAAACTAAATAAATTAGCAAAACAGTTGGATCGAACTGGAAATTCTATTCGTACATGCCGAAGCTTGCAAGTGGAAGAAGAAGTGGAAAAATTCCGCTATCAGCTTGAACAAGTCCGTCACTCGCAAGCGGAGGCGATTAAACCGCTTGTTCCGATATTGGATGAAATGGAGAAGAAATATTCGAATTTTGGCGGCAATACGATTATCAATGGATGGGAAGTAGCGCGCTGGTGCGTAGATAACGGACTGATTCAGTCAGCATTAACGATGTTATCGGAAAATGTTGTTACGGCAATCTGCCGTGCGTTTCAGCTGGAAGTCACTAATGTGGAGATCCGAAACGACCTTCATTCTGCCATACGGATTATCATACGGAGAACGAAAAAAGAAGAATGGGAAGTACATAGCGTTCCATTTGTCGAGGAAATGGTAGAAAAGCTGCTTCCGTATCGGGAATTGCTGAAACCGTTTGGAGAAGTAGCGGAACTTCGCAATGATATGAATCATGCGGGAGTAAGAGAACGTCCGTTAACAGCCGATCGATTTGCCCAGCGTGTGAAAACGTTATTAGATGCGATAAAGCCATTTTTTGAGGAAATGGCGGCACTTTCACAATGA
- the cmr1 gene encoding type III-B CRISPR module RAMP protein Cmr1, with product MVDNERMKASAIVETTYKLKLITPMAMHGANAGEKAEFRISSLRGVWRYWWRTLQEEKNHTALLEQEEEWFGGTQIKKQKSPVNLLLQRSLSGLKRESILPHRTKKSFAVRTIPAGQETAVVMRTLQKHKQLLETYELYFQYMLHLAGMGQRARRGFGAVQWEGHHWETVADFVASLQEVLIRLGQSERFQFSDSGCIVKRKGEARTYHPVLSAVWVGEGQKTPQEVLKRFGVASHEANRYGRLGAVRPKRFASPLWCTVRKIGDLYYPVVTEVKADSSVYKQPQYQRDRDLFLEIAGVRV from the coding sequence ATGGTTGATAACGAACGGATGAAAGCCTCAGCGATCGTGGAAACAACGTACAAATTGAAATTGATAACACCGATGGCAATGCATGGTGCCAATGCGGGGGAAAAGGCGGAATTCCGCATTTCCTCATTGCGCGGAGTGTGGCGTTATTGGTGGCGGACGCTTCAGGAGGAAAAAAATCATACCGCGCTGCTAGAGCAAGAAGAAGAATGGTTTGGCGGGACACAGATAAAAAAACAAAAGTCTCCAGTGAATTTGCTTTTACAACGTTCGTTAAGTGGTTTAAAAAGAGAAAGCATCCTTCCGCATCGAACAAAAAAGTCGTTTGCGGTTAGAACGATTCCAGCAGGACAAGAAACAGCTGTTGTTATGCGGACATTGCAAAAACACAAGCAGTTGTTGGAGACATATGAATTGTATTTTCAGTACATGCTTCATCTTGCTGGGATGGGACAGCGGGCGCGCCGCGGATTTGGCGCGGTCCAATGGGAAGGACATCATTGGGAGACGGTCGCGGATTTCGTGGCTAGCTTGCAAGAAGTGCTTATTCGTTTGGGACAGAGTGAGAGGTTTCAGTTTTCCGACAGTGGATGCATCGTAAAGCGCAAAGGAGAAGCACGCACTTATCATCCAGTGTTGTCAGCGGTTTGGGTCGGTGAAGGACAAAAAACACCGCAGGAAGTGTTAAAACGCTTTGGCGTCGCGTCGCACGAGGCGAACCGCTATGGTCGGTTAGGTGCAGTTCGTCCGAAACGATTCGCTTCGCCGCTATGGTGTACCGTGCGGAAGATCGGGGATTTGTATTATCCGGTTGTCACCGAAGTAAAGGCGGATAGCTCTGTATACAAACAACCACAATATCAACGAGATCGAGATTTGTTTTTGGAAATAGCTGGGGTGAGGGTATGA
- the cas10 gene encoding type III-B CRISPR-associated protein Cas10/Cmr2, which translates to MSKRQLVIFTVGPVQSFIASARKTEDFWSGSYILSYLVREAMKALYQAAPHCEIVYPLVTKEELENPSSRHLHIASIPNRFTAIVNGEAEKVEAILQETDQSVRNVFCDFCFQAIDNVFPFLLDHEKEKLKTTTEAQIRSFLEIYWVAEPYDETESFRQIRERAERRLGALKNEKRYGSVPQHGLVCTVCKEREALCLEDIDEFDRYGAMKQKLVRTWERRAGIYKEPEENSEQEQYVGRIKKNEFLCGICLGKRVARDYFTPIFETAGTKFRIFPSVTEIGSGKYYAIVMMDGDNMGKWFSGENKEDYSRISRKLAHFSQEVVPNIVEKDYHGRLVYAGGDDVLAFVPVDEALKIAEELRFAFSDEKKGLGKGATASVGLIVAHKKAPLQLVLNEVRRLEQKAKSYYSETTKHQKDALAIAVHTRSGEISEAVLPWTVEQEKITDELHQFLLLLKESLSPTFIHHFTQAFYPLLHEDYHSKWENKEMVRTELRRLLKRSVKEGAKINNLDSHVETLMKLYDIVPSGYDFLYLLKILTFFKRKEGTEK; encoded by the coding sequence ATGAGCAAACGGCAACTAGTGATTTTTACGGTTGGACCAGTGCAGTCATTTATTGCATCAGCGCGGAAAACGGAAGATTTTTGGAGCGGAAGTTACATCTTATCTTACCTTGTGCGTGAAGCGATGAAAGCGTTGTACCAAGCCGCTCCGCATTGTGAAATTGTATATCCTCTCGTTACTAAAGAGGAATTGGAAAATCCATCATCGCGCCATCTCCATATCGCCTCCATTCCGAACCGATTTACGGCAATTGTCAATGGAGAAGCGGAAAAAGTAGAAGCGATATTGCAAGAAACGGACCAAAGCGTGCGAAATGTATTTTGCGATTTTTGTTTTCAAGCGATTGATAACGTGTTTCCATTTCTTTTAGATCATGAGAAAGAAAAACTGAAGACAACGACGGAAGCACAAATCCGTTCGTTTTTAGAGATTTATTGGGTTGCTGAACCTTATGATGAAACGGAGTCGTTTAGACAAATTCGTGAGCGTGCCGAGCGCCGGCTTGGGGCGTTGAAAAACGAAAAGCGTTATGGATCTGTTCCTCAACACGGTTTAGTTTGTACCGTTTGTAAAGAGCGGGAAGCGTTATGTTTGGAGGATATAGACGAGTTCGACCGATACGGTGCGATGAAACAAAAATTGGTGAGAACATGGGAACGGCGCGCGGGAATATACAAAGAGCCGGAAGAAAATTCAGAACAAGAGCAATATGTTGGAAGAATAAAAAAGAATGAGTTTTTGTGCGGTATTTGTCTTGGTAAACGCGTTGCGCGTGATTACTTCACCCCGATCTTCGAAACAGCAGGAACAAAATTCCGTATTTTTCCATCCGTAACGGAAATTGGTTCAGGAAAATATTACGCGATCGTGATGATGGACGGCGACAATATGGGAAAATGGTTTTCCGGAGAGAACAAGGAAGACTATAGCCGCATCAGCCGAAAGCTTGCACATTTTTCACAGGAAGTTGTACCGAACATCGTTGAGAAGGACTATCATGGCCGGCTTGTATATGCGGGCGGAGACGATGTTCTCGCTTTCGTTCCGGTAGATGAAGCGTTAAAAATAGCGGAGGAATTACGTTTTGCCTTTAGCGATGAGAAAAAGGGATTAGGAAAAGGCGCCACTGCTTCGGTCGGGCTGATCGTTGCCCATAAAAAGGCTCCGCTGCAATTAGTGTTAAATGAGGTGCGGAGACTAGAACAAAAAGCAAAAAGCTATTACTCGGAAACTACGAAACATCAAAAAGACGCTTTAGCGATCGCCGTTCATACTCGTTCGGGAGAGATTTCGGAGGCGGTGTTGCCATGGACCGTGGAACAGGAAAAAATTACTGATGAGTTACATCAATTTCTTTTACTATTAAAGGAATCGCTATCACCGACGTTTATTCATCATTTTACACAAGCTTTTTATCCTCTCTTACATGAGGATTATCATTCGAAATGGGAAAACAAAGAAATGGTTCGCACAGAGTTGCGCCGATTGTTGAAACGATCGGTGAAAGAAGGTGCAAAAATAAATAATCTTGATTCGCATGTGGAAACACTTATGAAGTTGTACGATATAGTGCCAAGCGGATACGACTTTTTGTATCTATTGAAAATCTTAACCTTTTTCAAGCGGAAGGAGGGAACGGAAAAATGA